In Desulfosporosinus youngiae DSM 17734, the genomic stretch CGGCGACGCGGACGGTGGTGGACAGTTTCGGACGCGAGGTAAAATTGCCGGCTGAGATCAAAAGCGTCGCCCTGACCAGTTCGTTCCCGGTTTATTTAAGCTTTGTTTCGGCCTTCGGGGAACAGAGCAAGGTGTGTAACGGTTTGCCCGCCGGTTTTGCCCCGGAAACGTATAAATTCGATTTTGTGTTTGCCCCGCAGGTTAAAGAGGCCCCGACAGTGATGAGCAATGCCAGCGGTGATGTCAATGCGGAGCAGTTAATGGCCTTGAAACCGGATGTGTGTTTTGTCAATTCCGAGGATATGGCCAAGGTTCTGGCCGATAAGGGGCTGACCGTGGTCGGCATTAAGCTGACCGATTTTAATTCTTTCCGTGATATTTACAGAATTATGGGCGAGGTGTTTGACAAGAAGGATGTGGCCGCGCAGTACCTGAACTACCTGGATGACACCCTTAAACTGGTTCAGGACAGAGTTGCCGCGATACCACAGGATAAAAGAACCCGGGTTCTGTACTTTGACAAAGCGCGGATGCTGAGGCCCAATACGGTCAGTGAGTGGTGGATTCCGGCTGCCGGCGGTGTCAGCTGTACGGCGGATCAGGCGACCCTGTCCCAGGTGGGGATGGATATGGAGGCCGTGTGGAAGGCCAATCCCGACGTTATCATCGAAATGCTCGCTGCCAACGTACCTGCGATCTACGCTGACCCGCTGTGGGCTGATGTGAAAGCGGTAAAGAACAAGCAGGTCTTTAACACGCCGGTCGGCTGCCATCTCATGGGCAACTGGACCTCCGAACAGCCTCTGCTCATTTTGTGGGCTGCCCAAAAGTTCTATCCGGATGAGTTTGCCGACATTAATCTGGTTCAGCGTTTCGGTGATTTTTATCGCACCTTCTACCATGTGAATTTGACCGAGGAGCAGATCAAGGATATTATTGACGGCTAATGGCGGGCGGTAAGGTCAGGTGCCAAGGGATTTGACGGTATAACTTTTAAAGAACGGTAAAATTATTGCTGGTGCGGCTTGGATAGCGAGGAATAATGCTGCAAATTGAACAGACAGCAAACCGGCGGAATAGGCACTTGATGTGCCGCACTTGCTCAGGTAATTATTATAGTGATTATAGAGACTCTGGATATTACAGGGCCTCTTTTCATATCAGTGATAATCCTACATGGCGGTTATTCGCAATTTCTTGACATCCAACTAAAAAAAGAGTAATCGAGTATCTCGAAATCGAGATTGGTGATGGTAAAAGCCTGCCCAGCTGGATGATCACTGCGGAAGAGGGTGGCGATGTCCACTGCGGCCTGAATAATCCGGCCCTCAAGGCTCAGATCGTGTTCGACTGGCTTCGAGGACGTGTTTGGCGTCACAAAGCGTCTATGACGAAGCTAAATAGCGTTTTCAAGTAAGGTCAGATATAGGTGAGCAATGAACTGAGGACCAGATTTGTCATCGTAAACAGGCAAAACTTGAGAAGGACGCCACTTCTAGAGAGGAATTCAGAGCCTCGAAAGAGAACTGATTGGGTAACAAATCTGAATTTCCAAAAACTAAACATTTTGTTGGGTGAACGCAAGTGCAGATTAATCGCTTATTTGAAATCCTCTATATCCTGCTTGACAAAAAAACGGCAACGTCTAAGGAACTGGCAGAGCGTTTTGAAGTTTCGCCCAGAACCATCTATCGCGATGTCGAGATCCTGTCCGCCGCAGGTATTCCGGTTTATATGCGCAAAGGGAAAGGCGGGGGAATTTTCTTGCTTCCCGGTTTTATACTCAATAAAACGGTTTTAACCGAGCGGGAAAAAGAAGATATCTTGTCTTCATTAAGAGCTTTAAAAGCCGTAAGCTTAACTGAAACAAACACTGCCTTAAATAAACTCGGCAGCTTGTTCGGCGAATCGAGCAGCGATTGGATTGAGGTGGATTTTTCTACTTGGGCCAACCCCAGGGAAGAAACTCAAACCTTCAATACCTTAAAGTTCGCCATATTAGCCAAAAAAATCGTTTCCTTTACTTATGCCAATGCCCAAGGACAGGAATCGGCGCGTGAGGCCGAGCCTTTAAAGTTATGCTTTAGGGGCAGCGCCTGGTACTTGTATGCCTACTGCAGGACAAAACGCGACGTTCGTTTTTTTAAATTAAAACGGATAAAAAAGCTTCATATTGAGGAAGAAAATTTCCAGCGCCATTCTCCGGCCAGAGTTTTTGAGGAAAAGAATCCCTTTCCCCAAGAAACTGTGACCATAAAACTCAAACTTTCGTCTCAAGTTGCCTACAGGGTATACGATGAGTTTGATCAGTTTGAGCGGCAGCCGGACGGAAGCTTTAGGGCAGAAATCACCTGTCCCAAAAACGAATGGATCTTTTATTACATTGCTACCTTCGGCAGTCATTGCGTGGTTCTGGAACCGGAGGATATTCGCAATCAAGTCAAGGCGCAGCTTGAAAAAGCCTTGGACAATTATTATTAAATATGACATACAGTTGTCTTATTATCTAAGCTATAATTGCCTCATTAAGGGATGGGGAGGTTATCCGATGGATTATACAATGGTCCATTTAGCACAAAAAATTGTAGTAGGGGTCAAGGCAGTCACCGGTAACGACGACCCTAAAATGAACGAAGTTATAGGAGGGCTCTGGGAAAAACTTTATCAAGGCGGCGTGAGCGCCTCAATCAAAAATAAGCTCAACGAGTATGCCATTGGGCTCTACTCCGATTATTCAAACAACGGATAGTGCGTAACAGCAGGCCATGAGGTATCCCAAGCAGAGAACGAAGGGCTGGCCGTAAAGATCATTCCGGCCGGAAGATATGCCAAATTTTCCGTACATGGGAACATGGTCAAGGCTGTCGCCGACGCTTGGGGAGAAACTTGGAAAATGGACCTGGACAGAAGCTATGCCGCAGATTTTGAAGAATACCTCAACAGCGACTGGGAGAATGCGGACATTGATATTTACATCGCTCTGAATTAAACAACAACACACCTGCTGAAGCAGGTGTGTTGTTGTTTAATTTTCATAAAAATCCCCTTCATTTTTCCCTTTTTCGCGTATTAGATTTTTGCTGCTATTCTCCTTTCTTGACTTCATAATAGTTTCATAGTACTCTATAATAGTCCCGTTTAGGACTATATTGAAACGGGACTAAATAAGGAGAACAGCTATGACTAAATCAGAAACGGATGCGAATGAGTATTTGCGCATTTACTTTAAACTCAATGCCCAATATGAAGCGTATGCGAAAAGTCTTGGAGTTTCTTACAGTACATTATCGGCACTCCGAATTATCTTTGAACACGATGGGAATTGTACGCAAAGGACCATTTGTGAATACACCTTTCTTCCCAAACAGACGGTCAACGCTATCGTGACAGGTTTGCTGCATCACGGGGCAATTAGAATGGTCGAGCTTGATTCCGACAGGAGGCAAAAGGTTATTCATTTTACAGACAAAGGCCGGGCCTTTGCCTTTGAAGTGATTCAAACGATTAAAAATGCCGAGAGCAAAGCAATGGAAAGTTTGGATGAAAACCAGAGTACAGCTATGCTTGCGGCTGCAAAATTATATGTGGAGCGTTTGCGCAGCTATTTATTGGAATAGTTTTAATAAATCTATCGCAATACTGCCAATTCGGAACTGAAAGGAATCAATACAATATGGAAAAAGAACAAAAAGCCACAGTCATTGTCTTGATCTGTGGCGCTTTTTTATCGGTGCTGAACCAAACGCTGATGAATCCGGCTATCCCCTCAGTTATGGCTGAACTGAAGATAAACGCGACCACTGCGCAGTGGCTCGTTTCCGGCTTTACTTTGGTAAACGCCATTGTCGTGGCTGTTTCAGCGTTTTTAATGGATAGATTTTCTACAAGGAAACTATTCATCGCCGTTTTCGGTTTATTTTTTGCCGGCAGCCTGCTTGCGGCTTGGGGGATCAACTTTCCTGTTCTGCTGGCCGGACGGATATTGCAAGCCATATGTGCGGGCGTTATGCTGCCAATGTCAATGACTGTGCTGCTCCTCATTTTTCCCCACGGAAAGCGCGGCAGCGCAATGGGAATGTATAACTTTGTGATAATGTTCGCGCCCGCCATGGGTCCCGCAATTTCGGGCATTCTTACAGATATGGCAGGCTGGCACGTTATGTTTCTAATTATGGCGGTGTTAGCGGCAATCATCATACTTATTGCGGCATTTGCGATGAAAAATTTCGGCAAGACAAAACAGGTTTCTCTTGATAAACTATCAGTCACGGAGTCGTCATTAGGGCTTTTTTGTCTGCTTTACGGCTTTACTATGTTCGGTAAGGTTGAAACACTGCCTGCCGCAGTCGTGCTGATTGCCCTGGGTGCCGGGATACTTCTTGTTTTTGCCCGCCGTCAGCTTAAACTTACAGAGCCATTTTTAGAGCTTCGGGTGCTTTTTGACAAACAGTTCCTCTATGGAATTGTGATTTCTATGCTAATATCAGCGTCCCTTGCGGCAGTGTCCCTCACCCTTCCTATCTATGTTCAAACTGTACGTGGGTTTTCGGCTACAATTTCAGGATTGATTATGGTTCCCGGTTCAATCTTAGGCGCAATTGGGGGATATTTTGCGGGTAATTTACACGATAAATTCGGGGCGCGCTACCTTTCGATTGCAGGAGTAGCCTTGTTGTCACTCGGTTCCCTGGGAATGGCAATGTGGGGGCTGGAAACTCCAATTATAATAATGATTATTGTTTACTGTGCCCGTTCTTTTGGGTTGATGATTGCCAATACGCCGATTAACATTTGGTCAATCAGCAATCTGCCGGATGAGATTCTGCATCACGGAAACGCGGTGTCAAGCGCTATGCGTCAAGTTGCTTCCACTTTTGGTGTTGCCCTTATGGTATCGACCATGTCACTTGCCACAAATTTGTACGCTGTTGATAATTCTGCAAGGTCGCAGTTAATCGGAATTCATGCCGCGTTTTATCTCAGCATTGCCATTGCTGTTATCGGTCTTGTGCTGGTTATTGTTAAGGTAAAAGACCGCAAGAAGACCCAGGTTATTTCTGAAAGCGAAACTGCATCAGAGCTTGATGCGGCGATGCACTCGAACCCTTACACGCTATCGTCCGGCGATTCAATTGAACGGGTGATCGAAAAATTCATCGAATACCGCACAAGCGGGTTGCCTGTCATCGACAATAGCAGGCACATTATCGGCTATGTGTCGGATGGGGATGTTCTGCGCTATATGGCAAAACAAGATGTGCATGTTGTCGGAGAATCATTTTCTCTTGTGTTACCGGACAATGAAGAGTTTATGTCCAAAGCCAGGGAGCTTTTGCAAAGAAACGTACTGGAAATCGCAACAAAGCACACGATAACGGTGGAACTCAGTACCTCCTTAGCGGAGGTCTGCCGGCTATTTTACGAACACAAGCTGAGGAAAATACCCGTAACGCAAAATGATGTTCTTGTGGGAACAATCAGCAGGGGCGATACCATGCGTTACTTGATGAAACGGCTGCCATTTAACACTGAGCACAAAACAGGCTGAGGAGATTGTTTTAATTTGTCCTTTTGTTAAATGAATACAGATCTTACAAGTGGGTAAAGCAAAGATCTTAAAAATGGGTAAAACACAAAGAACATACCGGCGAATGCGATGACCATATAAAACCATGCCTCTTTACGAAGGAGCAAGGGAAATTTTTCAATTTTGGTACTTTGGACGGAAACCTTGACCTGTAATTTTGCTAAATGGTCTTTCAGCAGCCTGAAAATCACCCAGCCCATTAACGCTCCGAGAGTATTCATCAGTAAATCATCAATATCCGTTATTCTTCGATTGAATAATTGACTCAATTCTATGATAAGAGAGAAGGTAATACCGGATAATGCTGTTTGCCATAACCCTTCATACCTTTTCCAAATACATGGAAGCATAAAGCCAAGCGGGATAAAAAGCAGGATATTTTCTATATAGGGGCGAACACCCTCTGTAAGCCAGCGAAATAGAATCAGATTAATCTCATCCGGTGGAAAATTCAACCCTTTTGGTGTTATTATTCCAAAGCTGTTATGAACAATATCCATTATGGAAGGAATGCCGGTAAAACTTAGCACACCGGTAAGGTAGTACACAAAGACATATACGGCTAGAATATGTTCAATTGACAGTTTATAGCCAATCTTTTTGCTTTGAGAGGTCAGTAGTATATGGTAGGGAATCAAGAATGGCAAAGCACTAATAAACCATGTAATTGTCACTATAATAAACCTTAAAATCATAATGATCACTAAATTCACCTCCGTTGTCATTAACTTATTTATTATAGGATATTTAAAAAAGAAATGTCTTAATTAAACCTTAAGATATGGTTAAGATGCAGTAGTGTCTCAAGGAATATGATGGAATTCCAAGGTTGAGAAAAGGGGGATGAAAGTGGAAAACAAAAATGTTGAATTGGCAATCGAATTTATTAAGGCAGTAAGTGAAGGAAAAACAGGAGAGGAACTTAATAATTTTTATGATGAATCCGCAAATCAAATTGAGTATCCTAATTTATTAACAAAAAAGATTGTTGAGAGAAACCTGGATGCTATAAAAGATGCATCAATAAAAGGACAGCAGGTTATTTCATTTCAAAATTACGAGATTATAAAAGCATATTCTTGTGGAGATACAGTTGTTATTGAAGCGATTTGGACTGGCAGGTTAGCAATTCCATTAGGAAAGCTGAAAGCCGGTGATGAAATGAAAGCATATTTTGCCCAATTTTTTGAGTTCAGAGATAGTAAAATTGTAGAGCAACGAAATTATGATTGCTTCGAAAACTTTCTTTAATGGAGGGTTCAATGATTCACAGCCCGTGGATCAACGAAGGCGGGAAATTCGCGGAGGAAGTGATTGCCTGTTTTTTATTGAGGTCATAGCGCAGTTAGCAAATGTTGTGAAATTTGTTGAGGAATTAAATAAATTTTAATTGATTTAAACTGGAAATAATTATAAAATATCTAAAAGCACTTTTTTTAATAATCTATTACAAGAGGGAGGATATCTTATGGAGGAGTTTAGTTCAAAAACGGAAAAAAATTTATGGGAAGCTTTTATAGGAGAATCTCAAGCCCGCAATAAGTATACCTACTTTGCATCCGTAGCCAAAAAAGAAGGGTATGAGCAAATTAGTTCATTTTTCTTGGAAACGGCTGAAAATGAGAAGGAACATGCTAAAATTTGGTTCAGAGAACTTGGCGGTATTTCAAATACTATTGAAAATATGAAAGCGGCGGCAGCCGGAGAAAACAGCGAATGGACTGAGATGTATCCGAGAATGGCTGCTGAAGCCCGGGAGGAAGGGTTAGAGCATATTGCCAAGTTATTTGAACACGTGGCAAAAATCGAAAAAGAACACGAGGAACGTTATAAGCAGCTTTTAGAGAACCTGGAAGAGGGCAAAGTCTTTAAAAAAGATGGCAAGGTTTATTGGAAATGCAGAAACTGCGGTCATATTCACGAGGGAAGAGAAGCACCTGAGATATGTCCGGTCTGTGAACATCTCAGAGCATATTTTGAGGTTCGAGGAGAAAACTATTAGGATGAGTGACGCCCCTACAGGGGCGTTTTTTTATTTTTTAAACTATAAAGGTAATTTTCATTCTTAAGAAGAAATATTTATGGTGGAACAAATATTGCGGTAAAGAGAACTGTGAAGTTAGCTGCTCATAAGAAAAGAGGATGTCTAGTGTTGAGCAAAGTTGATGGGGATTCAATGGCACGTTGGTTGTTGTTTAAAGGAAATAAAATTCTCATTTCAGAAGATAAAGTGCTGGAATTTACGTTACCAGATATTGATTTTTATAAATTAAGCAAGAAGCTGGTCCGTAGTCAATTCCTGGGCCAGGTGGAGGGGCGTTCTTATTATGCCGCGGAACTTACCCCGGAGATTGCTGCTCCGGAAACTATGGTATTTTGCGACTTGCGTCGTTTACTTGGCAAGATCCCGGATGCTTTGTTTTTCTTAGCAGGTAAAGCCTGTCAAATTTTACATTGGGATCGTACCCATCAGTACTGCAGCCGGTGCGGAGCCCGGACAGAAAATAAAATCGATGAAAGGGCTAAGCTTTGTCCAGCATGTGGGCTTGTAAACTATCCAAGGATTTCTCCGGCAATTATAGTGGCGATTACAAAAGACCGCAAACTATTATTAGCGAAGGGGAGTGGCTTTCAAGCCGACTTCTATAGCGTCTTGGCTGGGTTTGTAGAACCGGGGGAAACATTTGAAGAGTGTGTGCAAAGAGAAGTCAGAGAAGAAGTGGGCCTGGAAGTTGAGAATATTGGATATTTTGGCAGCCAGCCTTGGCCCTTCCCAGATTCTCTGATGGTTGGTTTTACAGCCGAATATGCCGGTGGGGACATAACTATTGATGAAAAGGAAATCTTGAATGCCGGATGGTTTGACGCCGATCAGCTTCCGCTGATACCTAGAACCGGAAGCATAGCCCGGAGCTTAAT encodes the following:
- a CDS encoding helix-turn-helix transcriptional regulator → MQINRLFEILYILLDKKTATSKELAERFEVSPRTIYRDVEILSAAGIPVYMRKGKGGGIFLLPGFILNKTVLTEREKEDILSSLRALKAVSLTETNTALNKLGSLFGESSSDWIEVDFSTWANPREETQTFNTLKFAILAKKIVSFTYANAQGQESAREAEPLKLCFRGSAWYLYAYCRTKRDVRFFKLKRIKKLHIEEENFQRHSPARVFEEKNPFPQETVTIKLKLSSQVAYRVYDEFDQFERQPDGSFRAEITCPKNEWIFYYIATFGSHCVVLEPEDIRNQVKAQLEKALDNYY
- a CDS encoding VanZ family protein, whose protein sequence is MILRFIIVTITWFISALPFLIPYHILLTSQSKKIGYKLSIEHILAVYVFVYYLTGVLSFTGIPSIMDIVHNSFGIITPKGLNFPPDEINLILFRWLTEGVRPYIENILLFIPLGFMLPCIWKRYEGLWQTALSGITFSLIIELSQLFNRRITDIDDLLMNTLGALMGWVIFRLLKDHLAKLQVKVSVQSTKIEKFPLLLRKEAWFYMVIAFAGMFFVFYPFLRSLLYPLVRSVFI
- a CDS encoding MDR family MFS transporter — encoded protein: MEKEQKATVIVLICGAFLSVLNQTLMNPAIPSVMAELKINATTAQWLVSGFTLVNAIVVAVSAFLMDRFSTRKLFIAVFGLFFAGSLLAAWGINFPVLLAGRILQAICAGVMLPMSMTVLLLIFPHGKRGSAMGMYNFVIMFAPAMGPAISGILTDMAGWHVMFLIMAVLAAIIILIAAFAMKNFGKTKQVSLDKLSVTESSLGLFCLLYGFTMFGKVETLPAAVVLIALGAGILLVFARRQLKLTEPFLELRVLFDKQFLYGIVISMLISASLAAVSLTLPIYVQTVRGFSATISGLIMVPGSILGAIGGYFAGNLHDKFGARYLSIAGVALLSLGSLGMAMWGLETPIIIMIIVYCARSFGLMIANTPINIWSISNLPDEILHHGNAVSSAMRQVASTFGVALMVSTMSLATNLYAVDNSARSQLIGIHAAFYLSIAIAVIGLVLVIVKVKDRKKTQVISESETASELDAAMHSNPYTLSSGDSIERVIEKFIEYRTSGLPVIDNSRHIIGYVSDGDVLRYMAKQDVHVVGESFSLVLPDNEEFMSKARELLQRNVLEIATKHTITVELSTSLAEVCRLFYEHKLRKIPVTQNDVLVGTISRGDTMRYLMKRLPFNTEHKTG
- a CDS encoding ABC transporter substrate-binding protein; the protein is MKTTKRKLTVVLVLCMCLLLSLAGCGETPKTTSQDAPAATRTVVDSFGREVKLPAEIKSVALTSSFPVYLSFVSAFGEQSKVCNGLPAGFAPETYKFDFVFAPQVKEAPTVMSNASGDVNAEQLMALKPDVCFVNSEDMAKVLADKGLTVVGIKLTDFNSFRDIYRIMGEVFDKKDVAAQYLNYLDDTLKLVQDRVAAIPQDKRTRVLYFDKARMLRPNTVSEWWIPAAGGVSCTADQATLSQVGMDMEAVWKANPDVIIEMLAANVPAIYADPLWADVKAVKNKQVFNTPVGCHLMGNWTSEQPLLILWAAQKFYPDEFADINLVQRFGDFYRTFYHVNLTEEQIKDIIDG
- the nudC gene encoding NAD(+) diphosphatase, which codes for MLSKVDGDSMARWLLFKGNKILISEDKVLEFTLPDIDFYKLSKKLVRSQFLGQVEGRSYYAAELTPEIAAPETMVFCDLRRLLGKIPDALFFLAGKACQILHWDRTHQYCSRCGARTENKIDERAKLCPACGLVNYPRISPAIIVAITKDRKLLLAKGSGFQADFYSVLAGFVEPGETFEECVQREVREEVGLEVENIGYFGSQPWPFPDSLMVGFTAEYAGGDITIDEKEILNAGWFDADQLPLIPRTGSIARSLIDWFIERVKSEETSSI
- a CDS encoding GyrI-like domain-containing protein, which translates into the protein MDYTMVHLAQKIVVGVKAVTGNDDPKMNEVIGGLWEKLYQGGVSASIKNKLNEYAIGLYSDYSNNG
- the rbr gene encoding rubrerythrin; this translates as MEEFSSKTEKNLWEAFIGESQARNKYTYFASVAKKEGYEQISSFFLETAENEKEHAKIWFRELGGISNTIENMKAAAAGENSEWTEMYPRMAAEAREEGLEHIAKLFEHVAKIEKEHEERYKQLLENLEEGKVFKKDGKVYWKCRNCGHIHEGREAPEICPVCEHLRAYFEVRGENY
- a CDS encoding nuclear transport factor 2 family protein, which encodes MKVENKNVELAIEFIKAVSEGKTGEELNNFYDESANQIEYPNLLTKKIVERNLDAIKDASIKGQQVISFQNYEIIKAYSCGDTVVIEAIWTGRLAIPLGKLKAGDEMKAYFAQFFEFRDSKIVEQRNYDCFENFL
- a CDS encoding MarR family winged helix-turn-helix transcriptional regulator translates to MTKSETDANEYLRIYFKLNAQYEAYAKSLGVSYSTLSALRIIFEHDGNCTQRTICEYTFLPKQTVNAIVTGLLHHGAIRMVELDSDRRQKVIHFTDKGRAFAFEVIQTIKNAESKAMESLDENQSTAMLAAAKLYVERLRSYLLE